A part of Desulfomicrobium baculatum DSM 4028 genomic DNA contains:
- a CDS encoding sigma-54 interaction domain-containing protein, with amino-acid sequence MAGDLSDKPLVKVNCSALPESLLESELFGHVKGAFTGAIKDSEGRFQKANGGTIFFDEIGDLSPMVQLKLLRVLEEREFERVGSSATVKANVRVIAATNKNLLEQVSQGTLREDLYYRLKVVEIKLPPLRARTEDIPLLVDHFCERFNAKFKKNIKSVSSDVFQAFLKYSWPGNVRELEHTMEHAFVLCNKSVITYDDLPTDFMKLAGVRRSRPEAQSDDAGAVLAALNNTDWNKAKAARLLGIDRVTLYRKIKRYGLVREPLDVKL; translated from the coding sequence ATGGCCGGAGATCTCAGCGACAAGCCCCTGGTCAAGGTGAACTGCTCGGCCTTGCCCGAGAGCCTGCTTGAGAGCGAACTCTTCGGTCACGTCAAGGGGGCGTTCACGGGCGCGATCAAGGACAGTGAAGGGCGCTTTCAGAAAGCAAATGGCGGAACAATCTTTTTTGATGAGATTGGCGACCTCTCGCCGATGGTGCAGCTCAAGCTGTTGCGCGTCCTGGAAGAGCGGGAGTTTGAGCGGGTTGGAAGCTCCGCGACCGTGAAGGCCAATGTGCGGGTCATCGCGGCGACAAACAAGAATCTCCTGGAGCAGGTCAGTCAGGGGACGCTACGGGAGGATCTTTATTACCGGCTCAAGGTGGTTGAGATCAAGCTGCCTCCTTTGCGCGCCCGGACTGAGGACATCCCGCTCCTTGTCGATCATTTTTGTGAACGGTTCAACGCGAAGTTCAAGAAGAACATCAAATCCGTGTCATCCGATGTTTTTCAGGCTTTCCTCAAATATTCATGGCCGGGCAACGTGCGCGAGCTTGAGCATACCATGGAGCATGCCTTTGTCCTTTGTAACAAGAGCGTCATCACGTATGACGATTTGCCCACGGATTTCATGAAGTTGGCAGGCGTGCGTCGCTCCCGTCCCGAGGCTCAGAGTGACGATGCGGGCGCGGTTCTTGCGGCCCTGAACAATACCGACTGGAACAAGGCGAAAGCTGCGCGGCTGCTTGGGATAG
- a CDS encoding IS3 family transposase (programmed frameshift), with amino-acid sequence MKKSRFSESQIIRILKEADGGRKVVDICREHGVSQATYYQWKAKFGGMEASDIRRLKELEEENSKLKRMFANLSLENEALKDVINKKALRPAEKRDLADFMHSEHGISERQACAALGLSRTVYRYEPKPKDDSPIIEALLGLVDRYPRYGFGKLFAVLRRHGFRWNHKRVYRVYCLLKMNLRRKGKKRLPSRNPQPLAVPPCANVCWSIDFMHDALASGQRFRTFNVLDDFSRECLGIEVDTNLPAARILRVLDRIVAWRGLPAKLRMDNGPELISVLLADWAEKNGVALEFIQPGKPTQNSYIERFNKTYREEVLDFYFFKSLTEVKEITENWQRQYNEERPHESLGDLTPAEFLMKYSPKEVSTFGWH; translated from the exons ATGAAGAAGTCTCGATTTTCGGAAAGCCAGATCATTCGGATTTTGAAAGAAGCCGATGGCGGTCGCAAGGTTGTTGATATTTGTCGTGAACACGGCGTGAGCCAAGCCACCTACTACCAGTGGAAGGCCAAGTTTGGCGGCATGGAAGCCTCGGATATCCGCAGGCTCAAGGAGCTTGAAGAAGAGAACAGCAAGCTCAAGCGCATGTTCGCCAATCTCAGCCTCGAAAACGAGGCATTGAAGGATGTCATCA ACAAAAAAGCTCTGAGGCCAGCCGAGAAGCGCGATTTAGCGGATTTCATGCACAGCGAGCATGGCATCAGTGAGCGGCAGGCATGCGCTGCGCTGGGCCTTAGCCGGACTGTGTACCGGTATGAGCCCAAACCGAAAGATGATTCGCCGATCATTGAAGCGCTTCTGGGACTGGTCGACCGGTATCCTCGTTACGGTTTCGGCAAGCTGTTCGCGGTATTGCGCAGACACGGTTTTCGCTGGAACCATAAACGCGTCTACCGGGTATATTGTCTTTTGAAGATGAATCTCCGGCGCAAAGGCAAGAAGCGCCTGCCCTCGCGAAACCCGCAACCACTGGCGGTTCCGCCATGCGCGAATGTCTGCTGGTCCATTGACTTCATGCATGACGCGCTGGCCAGCGGTCAGAGGTTTAGGACTTTCAACGTGCTGGACGACTTCAGTCGTGAGTGTTTGGGGATTGAGGTGGATACGAATCTGCCAGCGGCAAGGATATTGCGGGTTTTGGATCGGATTGTGGCTTGGCGCGGGCTTCCTGCCAAGCTGAGAATGGACAACGGGCCGGAGCTGATTTCCGTGCTGCTGGCCGACTGGGCCGAAAAGAACGGCGTGGCATTGGAGTTCATCCAGCCAGGCAAGCCCACGCAGAATTCGTACATTGAGCGGTTCAACAAGACCTACAGGGAAGAGGTCCTAGACTTCTACTTTTTCAAATCACTCACGGAAGTGAAGGAAATTACGGAGAATTGGCAGAGGCAGTACAACGAGGAGCGGCCCCATGAGTCTCTTGGCGATTTGACCCCGGCAGAGTTCCTCATGAAATATTCACCCAAGGAAGTCTCTACTTTTGGATGGCACTAA
- a CDS encoding response regulator has translation MTGKILILDDEESIRFTLSRFLRAAGHTVVTVSSCGDALAKISGEGFDVVFADIILEDGTGIDILREIKARGLACPVIMITGDPGIETVTDAIHLGAFDYIPKPVKQEALLNATRLALSYKAANDEKERYRSNLEAIFRSVREAILSVNNESVLIEFNEAASEMCGFSQADIGNPVGLLPRTSDDRFERILAEALTSGQPREDDRVECRAANGVRKVVSARIYPLLNTQGQSTGVVMMLRDDTHVSNLEMKLREYGQFHRIIGKSEPMQKVYALIKTLASVQTTALITGESGTGKELVAEALCSLPVKPGH, from the coding sequence ATGACCGGCAAAATTCTGATTCTCGATGACGAAGAGTCGATCAGGTTCACGCTTTCACGATTTTTGCGGGCTGCGGGCCATACTGTGGTGACCGTTTCAAGTTGCGGTGACGCCTTGGCCAAAATTTCAGGGGAAGGCTTTGACGTCGTGTTCGCGGACATAATCCTCGAAGACGGTACGGGAATTGACATCCTGCGCGAGATCAAAGCCAGAGGGCTGGCCTGTCCGGTGATCATGATCACCGGCGATCCCGGCATCGAGACCGTGACCGATGCCATTCATCTGGGGGCTTTCGATTACATCCCAAAGCCCGTCAAGCAGGAGGCGCTCTTGAACGCCACCCGCCTGGCCTTGTCCTACAAAGCCGCCAACGACGAGAAGGAGAGATACCGCTCAAATCTCGAAGCGATCTTCAGAAGCGTCAGAGAGGCTATCCTCTCTGTGAACAACGAGTCCGTGCTGATCGAATTCAACGAGGCGGCCAGCGAAATGTGCGGGTTTTCCCAGGCCGACATCGGGAACCCAGTCGGTTTGCTGCCGCGAACGAGCGACGACAGGTTCGAGAGGATTCTTGCGGAAGCGCTGACGAGCGGACAGCCCCGCGAAGATGATCGCGTCGAGTGCAGGGCGGCGAATGGAGTCCGCAAAGTGGTCAGCGCGCGGATCTATCCGCTGCTCAACACCCAGGGGCAATCCACCGGTGTGGTGATGATGCTGCGTGACGACACGCATGTGTCCAATCTGGAAATGAAGCTGAGGGAGTACGGGCAGTTTCACCGCATCATCGGCAAGAGCGAGCCGATGCAGAAGGTTTACGCCCTGATAAAAACGCTGGCCAGCGTTCAGACTACGGCCCTGATCACCGGTGAAAGCGGCACGGGCAAGGAGCTTGTCGCCGAGGCCCTGTGTAGCCTTCCCGTAAAACCGGGCCATTGA